From Paenibacillus sp. PK3_47, the proteins below share one genomic window:
- a CDS encoding YihY/virulence factor BrkB family protein — protein sequence MNKRTSPGLFSFGKQLYRKIQLDDVQGVSAQLTYYLILSLFPFLIFLMTLIGYANISLEDKIKDLEQVMPLEAVSLIEEILQDVAQGRNEALLSFGMLGTLWAASKGINAIIKGLNRAYEIDESREFWKIRGIAFLATLIIGFVILLSILLLVLGGWLKAQVFQLFDLPYGFQKLWDLLQYAVPLLVLFLVFTLLYWIAPSRRLALREVIPGAFFSTIGWIATSVLFSIYVNQFSDFTKTYGSLGGVMILLIWLYISSMILLAGGEINAILLDRRRVDKEPD from the coding sequence ATGAACAAGCGAACATCACCGGGACTCTTCAGCTTTGGGAAGCAGCTCTACCGTAAAATCCAGCTTGACGATGTACAGGGTGTCAGTGCACAGCTGACCTATTATCTGATCCTCTCCCTGTTTCCGTTCTTAATCTTCCTAATGACGCTTATCGGATATGCCAACATCTCACTGGAGGACAAGATCAAGGATCTGGAGCAGGTTATGCCTTTGGAAGCCGTGTCCCTGATTGAAGAAATTCTGCAGGATGTGGCGCAGGGGCGGAACGAAGCTTTGTTATCCTTCGGGATGCTCGGTACGCTGTGGGCGGCCTCCAAAGGCATCAATGCGATCATTAAAGGTCTCAACCGCGCCTACGAAATTGATGAGAGCAGAGAATTCTGGAAAATACGCGGGATCGCCTTCCTCGCTACCCTGATCATCGGTTTTGTCATCCTGCTCAGCATTCTGCTGCTGGTCCTTGGCGGCTGGCTGAAGGCACAGGTGTTCCAGCTGTTCGATCTCCCCTACGGATTTCAAAAGCTGTGGGATCTGCTGCAGTATGCCGTACCGCTGCTGGTGCTGTTCCTGGTGTTCACCTTGCTCTACTGGATTGCCCCCAGCCGGCGGCTGGCACTCAGGGAGGTTATACCGGGCGCTTTCTTTTCAACCATCGGCTGGATTGCCACCTCCGTCCTATTCTCTATTTATGTCAATCAATTCAGCGATTTCACCAAAACCTACGGCAGCCTTGGAGGTGTCATGATTCTGCTGATCTGGCTGTATATCAGTTCCATGATTCTTCTGGCCGGCGGGGAAATCAATGCGATTCTGCTGGACCGCAGGAGGGTCGACAAGGAACCGGATTAA
- a CDS encoding SDR family NAD(P)-dependent oxidoreductase produces MTLQQRGTALITGANNGIGLELTRRLLAEGWQIIALIRSSFPAEDPQLTEAVNQQLLRIYRADLSDFADLRSALQDIKAKEQTIDLLFNNAGGSFPELKLSPQGREMHYELQTVVPYIITMELKELLMNGQLKTVINTSSNAVLTLKQFNPAHLERPAAFKKLFGPYAASKMALSLWTHEIAPRLAREGIMIRSADPGGNNTLRSGKPSGLPFYMKFIMKHFFPHPSRGAGLLYNAALGRHSRDSGVFLIKDQISVLKFTAHSREVLDTVHAIYEQEYAAARYSA; encoded by the coding sequence ATGACCCTACAACAACGCGGAACTGCACTTATCACCGGAGCGAACAACGGGATCGGCCTTGAGCTCACCCGCAGGCTGCTTGCAGAAGGCTGGCAGATTATCGCCCTGATCCGCTCATCCTTTCCTGCGGAAGACCCCCAGCTCACCGAAGCAGTGAACCAGCAGCTGCTGCGGATCTACAGGGCTGACCTTTCTGACTTCGCAGACCTGCGGAGCGCGCTGCAGGATATCAAAGCTAAGGAACAGACCATCGATCTGCTGTTCAACAACGCCGGAGGCAGCTTTCCCGAGCTTAAGCTATCACCTCAGGGGCGGGAGATGCATTATGAGCTGCAGACTGTAGTACCGTATATCATCACTATGGAGCTGAAGGAACTGCTAATGAACGGGCAGCTGAAAACCGTTATTAACACCTCATCGAATGCCGTTCTGACGCTGAAGCAGTTTAACCCGGCCCATCTCGAGCGCCCTGCCGCATTCAAAAAGCTGTTCGGGCCTTATGCCGCTTCCAAAATGGCGCTCTCGCTATGGACCCATGAAATTGCTCCCCGGCTGGCCCGGGAAGGCATCATGATCCGCAGCGCAGATCCTGGAGGCAACAATACACTCCGGAGCGGGAAACCTTCCGGGTTGCCCTTCTACATGAAGTTCATAATGAAACACTTCTTCCCGCATCCCAGCCGCGGAGCCGGACTTCTCTATAACGCCGCATTGGGGCGCCACAGCCGGGACTCAGGCGTCTTTTTGATTAAAGACCAGATTTCAGTGCTGAAATTCACTGCCCATAGCCGGGAGGTCCTGGATACAGTTCATGCCATCTATGAGCAGGAATATGCAGCAGCCCGCTACAGCGCTTAA
- a CDS encoding MerR family transcriptional regulator, which produces MKELKIKEGYSIKETSELTGMSEDTIRYYEKIGLLPRAQRKQNSHRIYSNENIETMRLMICLKKTGMSLDEMRPFLNISLNSDLAQYPELYEKIQSHKQNILEQIASLQQIVDFIDTKVGLIGRDNQACGLSGDRKRMPARSPRADEMP; this is translated from the coding sequence ATGAAGGAGTTAAAGATAAAAGAAGGGTATTCCATCAAAGAGACTTCGGAGCTGACGGGAATGTCTGAGGATACGATCCGTTATTATGAGAAGATCGGCCTGCTGCCCCGCGCACAGCGTAAACAGAACAGCCACCGGATCTACAGCAATGAGAATATTGAAACGATGAGACTTATGATCTGTCTCAAAAAAACAGGAATGTCCCTGGATGAGATGCGGCCGTTTCTTAATATCTCCCTGAATTCTGATCTGGCACAATATCCGGAGCTGTACGAGAAAATCCAGAGCCACAAACAGAATATCCTGGAGCAGATTGCTTCCCTGCAGCAAATTGTTGATTTTATTGACACAAAGGTTGGTCTGATCGGCAGGGACAATCAAGCTTGCGGACTGTCAGGTGACAGGAAGCGGATGCCCGCCCGGAGCCCGAGGGCTGATGAAATGCCTTAA